A window of the Bacteroidota bacterium genome harbors these coding sequences:
- a CDS encoding J domain-containing protein, which translates to MFVDYYAILEIKETATFEEIKSAFRKQAIKWHPDRNHGKDTTKNMQLINEAYLILKDTEARNRYNTEYQQFKAFRRAAEPKKEKQETKSEQEYYTRPQEEKKKPEPEPKFEYAEYFAKDDILKRWMDNAKRQAVELAKQTIKDFAGMVAVGAKKGAKAAGQMLIFQIAIGFIFLIIFASSKSCN; encoded by the coding sequence ATGTTTGTCGACTATTACGCTATTCTTGAAATAAAAGAAACTGCAACTTTTGAAGAAATCAAATCAGCTTTTCGGAAACAAGCAATTAAGTGGCACCCCGACAGAAATCACGGTAAGGATACAACAAAGAACATGCAGTTAATCAATGAAGCGTATTTAATTCTCAAAGACACCGAAGCAAGAAACAGGTACAATACAGAATATCAGCAGTTCAAAGCATTTAGAAGAGCAGCAGAACCTAAAAAAGAAAAACAAGAAACAAAGAGTGAGCAAGAATATTATACAAGACCTCAAGAAGAAAAGAAAAAACCAGAACCCGAGCCGAAGTTTGAATATGCTGAATACTTTGCAAAAGACGATATTCTAAAACGTTGGATGGATAATGCAAAACGGCAAGCCGTTGAATTAGCTAAACAGACCATAAAAGATTTCGCAGGCATGGTTGCGGTTGGGGCAAAAAAAGGAGCAAAAGCTGCGGGACAAATGTTGATATTTCAAATTGCCATTGGCTTTATTTTTTTAATCATATTCGCTTCATCTAAAAGTTGTAATTAA